TAATATTCCTAACGGTGCTGAAGCAGTTAAAGCAAGCTATATAGAGCAAGCGATAAGGGAATATCAAGGTAACCCTTTCATAGAGGCGCTTCCACCAATTTTGAATAAAGGAGAGGTAGTTGAGAAGTTGGCTGTCTACCCCCATTATGATGAAGGTGAAAAGAATCTAGCTCCTCACCTGAGGCTACACATAGTACAGAGGATATTTCAATGCCTTCAACCTTTGCCCATACATTTAGACTTGGAAAGTAGGATTTCTAGGGTGATTCGGCAGGGGTACTTAGCAAGAAACCCTTCTAAGCCAGAATTCGCAGAAAGCTTTCATACAGGAAAAAAAATGATTGAAAATCTAAGCTTAGAGATTTCAAATAACGATAAATTTAGAAGCACAGCATCGGGTTTTACAGTTATAGGTGTAAGTGGCATGGGAAAAACAACGGCAGTAAACCAAGTGCTGTCAACTATACCCCAGGTTATCGTTCATTCAGAATACAGGGGAAATCAATTTAATATGCATCAATTGTCGTGGCTAAAGCTGGACTGCCCTTTCGATGGTTCTGTTAAGGGCCTGTGTATGGAGTTTTTTGCCAAAGTTGATAGCTTATTAGGGACCACCTATTTCAGAAAACATGGAGCTAAAAGAAACACCGTTGATTCAATGCTGACAGTGATGAGTCAGGTTGCAAGAAATACTGCCCTCGGAATGTTAGTTATTGACGAAATACAACACCTAAAAGAAGCCAAAAGTGGTGGAAGCTCGAAGATGCTAAACTTTTTCGTTACACTTATTAATACAATCGGACTGCCCGTTATCCTGATTGGCACCCCAAAAGCTATGTCCATACTTCAATCAGAGTTTAGGCAAGCCCGACGGGGTAGTGGGCAAGGAGACTTTGTTTGGGATAGGCTGAAAAAAGATATGAACTGGGACCTTTTCATCGAGGCTTTTTGGGAATTTCAGTGGACCCGAAAGAAGACCCCCTTGTCTGAGGAGATAAAAGAAGTGCTTTATGAAGAAAGTCAGGGAATCATTGATGTAGCTGTTAAGCTCTTTGCGATGGCACAAGTAAGAGCAATTAATTCAGGAAAGGAACATTTAGATAAAAAGCTTATCAAACAGGTAGCAAAAGAAAATCTTAAACTGATAAGGCCAATGATTCAAGCGCTCAAGAGCAACAACATGAGTAAAGTAGCAAAGTTTGAAGATATTTCAAACTTGGATTTTGAAGAATTTTTGATTGAAGAAACACCAAGAGTAAACAGTTCTGAAGAAAAGATTAAAGAAATATTACTAAAGAAAAAATCCGCCGAAAATGAAAAAAACATTTCGGCAAAAGAAAAAGCAGTGCTGAAACTATTAGATTTAGATATTCCTTCTAAAAAAGCTGCAGCACTAGTATCAAAAGTTATAGAAGATGAAAGTGATGACATTTCAGTTTCGAATCTAGTAATAAAGGCTATAAAAGTAAATTCAGAAGAGAAAAGCACAAGAGATAATATTAAAATTAAAAAGCTAAAGAAAGATGATTTAAGGGCAATAGCAAAAGAAAAAAATAATAATTCAACATATCAATCATTTAAAGAAAAAAATATTATTAAAAATAGTCCAGATGATTTTTCTGAAAGGGTGTTTTTGGATGATTAGTTTTTTTCCGACACCCTACGAAGACGAGACTCTCCATAGCGTCATAGCACGGTACCATCTAAGGAGTGGGAATCAAAGCTCAAAATCAACATTGCAAGAGTTGTTTAGTCAAAAAACAGTCACAGCCACTGTTGATTTGCCCTCCCATATCGGGGAACTTATTGATAATTTACCACTTGGCAATCAAATGGATGCTGAATATTTAATCAAACACCACACTCTTTATCCTTTTTACACAGCTTTTTTGGATAGTGAAAGAAAAAAGAAGATTTTTAATTCCATGGCAGAAGGGAAAGGAGCTAGCATTCATAACAGTGCAGGAATCATGGCAAGCTCTATTAAAGCAAATAAATATTTAAAATTTTGCCCTTTATGTTTTAAAGAAGAGGCAGATAGCCTCGGGGAACCATATTGGCACAGAGCACATCAAATACCAACAATCCCTATATGTCATAAGCACCGAATCCCCCTGCAAAATAGTCAAGTTTTACTTAAACCACAAAATAAACACCAGTTTATAGCAGCAACTAAAGAAAACTGCGTTATTCAGAGTTCAGATAGTTATGCCGAGGAAACTATTAAAATTTTATTTATGTTAGCTAAAAATGCTTATGTTATACTCCAGAATAATTTTAATAATATAGGTGAATTTAATATTAAAAATAAATATTATGCAAGGTTGCAAGAGAAGAGGTTTGCTACTGTCAATAGTAGAATCTATCGAACCGAATCAACGCGAGAGTTTAAAAAATTTTTTGGCAGTGAACTCTTACAATTAACTCAATCAGATTTTGACTCAGAAAAGAACTCCAACTGGTTACTGGAGTTTTTAACAAAACAGGATAGAGCAATGCATCCGACTAGGCATTTATTGCTAGCGATGTTTTTAAATATTTCTTTGTATGAGCTTTTTTCAGGCGAAACCAAATTTAACACCTTTGGAGCTGGGCCATGGCCCTGTTTAAACAAAGTCTCAGACCATTATCAACAGTTGACAATTCCTGATATTATAATAAGCCATAGCTCAGATGCCAAAAAGCCTATCGCTACATATAATTGCTCAAAATGTGGATTTGTCTATAAAAGAACAATGGGGGAAAAAAACTATAGGGTTATAGATTATGGTTTTAGGTGGAGGGAAAAGCTAAAAGAACTGTCAAAAAAGGGATTATCTCTCAGGGAAAAAGCTAGAATATTAGGAGTCGACCCCAAAACAGTAAAAAAATACCTAGAAAAAGATAAAAGGCGTGAAAGTCCCAAGGAAAACAAAGAAAGGATAACAAAAGATAAAGAGAATTACAGAACAAGCTGGCTTGTAACTATAGCAGAAAATAGGGAGAAGGGAAAAACCCAGGTAAGAAAACTAAATCAACGGGCATATTCGTGGCTTTACAAAAATGATAGAGATTGGCTCATACAAAACTCACCAGCTAGCACACCAGCAAAA
This genomic interval from Proteinivorax tanatarense contains the following:
- a CDS encoding TnsD family transposase, producing the protein MISFFPTPYEDETLHSVIARYHLRSGNQSSKSTLQELFSQKTVTATVDLPSHIGELIDNLPLGNQMDAEYLIKHHTLYPFYTAFLDSERKKKIFNSMAEGKGASIHNSAGIMASSIKANKYLKFCPLCFKEEADSLGEPYWHRAHQIPTIPICHKHRIPLQNSQVLLKPQNKHQFIAATKENCVIQSSDSYAEETIKILFMLAKNAYVILQNNFNNIGEFNIKNKYYARLQEKRFATVNSRIYRTESTREFKKFFGSELLQLTQSDFDSEKNSNWLLEFLTKQDRAMHPTRHLLLAMFLNISLYELFSGETKFNTFGAGPWPCLNKVSDHYQQLTIPDIIISHSSDAKKPIATYNCSKCGFVYKRTMGEKNYRVIDYGFRWREKLKELSKKGLSLREKARILGVDPKTVKKYLEKDKRRESPKENKERITKDKENYRTSWLVTIAENREKGKTQVRKLNQRAYSWLYKNDRDWLIQNSPASTPAKQQNIKVDWRERDKRVSEMVKEVVDEKLSSESKPEKITKSKIGKELGIQDLLQKHLSKMPKTKHYLTGVLESDYTFRKRRVKWAITELERKNKSLKKWEIYKQAGIRKEYKQELDEFVDELISDREN
- a CDS encoding ATP-binding protein, whose amino-acid sequence is MTRKINIPNGAEAVKASYIEQAIREYQGNPFIEALPPILNKGEVVEKLAVYPHYDEGEKNLAPHLRLHIVQRIFQCLQPLPIHLDLESRISRVIRQGYLARNPSKPEFAESFHTGKKMIENLSLEISNNDKFRSTASGFTVIGVSGMGKTTAVNQVLSTIPQVIVHSEYRGNQFNMHQLSWLKLDCPFDGSVKGLCMEFFAKVDSLLGTTYFRKHGAKRNTVDSMLTVMSQVARNTALGMLVIDEIQHLKEAKSGGSSKMLNFFVTLINTIGLPVILIGTPKAMSILQSEFRQARRGSGQGDFVWDRLKKDMNWDLFIEAFWEFQWTRKKTPLSEEIKEVLYEESQGIIDVAVKLFAMAQVRAINSGKEHLDKKLIKQVAKENLKLIRPMIQALKSNNMSKVAKFEDISNLDFEEFLIEETPRVNSSEEKIKEILLKKKSAENEKNISAKEKAVLKLLDLDIPSKKAAALVSKVIEDESDDISVSNLVIKAIKVNSEEKSTRDNIKIKKLKKDDLRAIAKEKNNNSTYQSFKEKNIIKNSPDDFSERVFLDD